Sequence from the Strix uralensis isolate ZFMK-TIS-50842 chromosome 1, bStrUra1, whole genome shotgun sequence genome:
AGTTTTTCCTGAGGAAGATGAAGAACTGGAAGTAAAGAACATGCCAtgtaaaagcagaatttttaGGGAATTCCTTGCTTGAGAAACATTACGAACGTTTCTTGATATCATTTGAACATGAACCTCTCAATACTAAGTTTTAATAAACTTTATTTCCCATCTGAGGAAAAAAGAACTATATTTTATGTTCTGGCAATGCTGAAAACAACTATCACTAAAACAAATCAAAGTGGAATTACTTTGCCAAAAGATAAACACTTTTTCAACTGATGATTCAAATAGTGGTTTATGTGTTCATGAAGTGCTACTTTCAAGTagcatttttcttgctgtttctctAAGTCTATTTagaaaaatgatagaaaaataacAGTCATTATTTCACTGTTAGAAATTGAGCTTAAAAAAAGGATTCTTGAGATTTTAGTGGTTAAAGCAAAGAAATAGTAACAACACCAGGAACAAATAATTTACCTGATTCTCTGCTCCATTTCTTCTAAGGTCTCCTTCTTTACTATGTCAAGCTCTTGCTGATGTTCCTTTCGCAGAGTACGCAAGTCTTTTTGAAGATTATTCACTTCTTTGCATAGTTTCTGTTTCTCCCTTTCAGTCTCTTCCAGTTTAGTCTGCAAATCCTTCTGCTGGTTCTGCATATCACCTAATAATTTCTGCAGCTCCAAACCAGATTTAGccttttcttcaacatttttctcaaaagctttcaGACTGTCATTTCTTTCATCCAACTGTTGCTGTAAAGCTTTTAGCTTTTCTTCATATCTCGAACTCATATCTTCCATCTCAGTCTTATGTACTTCATTTTCCTTCACTAGATTATTTTCCAACTCTTTTATCTTCTGTTCTAAAGATTGACTGACTGCCtccttttcctgcatttttttctggaaatctcCAATTACATTCTCCATATCAAGATGTTTTTGTTCTTTAGCTCTTAATTCTTCCCTACTGCTTGCTAAATCACCACTGCAACGAGCAAGCTCATCTGCTAACAATGAGTATTTTTTGGTTTGCTCCTCAAGTTCTTTCCTGAGGCTTTCAGCCTTACTCTGCTCCTCCTGATGGCTCTTCTCAACACATTCTAGTTTTTTAAGGAGCTCTTCCTGTTTGGTTTGCAGTTCTAGACGAGAGTCATTACTCTCTTGTTGCTCCTTTTCATACTTCTGCAACAGTTCATCTTTTTCAGTTAAGCCCTTCTGCAACACGTGCATTTTCTCTTTGTATGTCTGTTGGACGCTCTCaagcatgttatttttttcttgttctacaGCAGCTTTTACACTCTCTACTTTTTGCAACATTTCTTTCTCTAATTCTGTGGAATCTCTTgttgactttattttttcttctaaggaCTCAATTTTGGCCTCTCTCTCCTGCACTTTTTGTTCCAAGTCTCTTAACTGATTTTCTCTATCTTGCTTAAAttgctgttccttttcttccatcTGAGACATCAATTGCCTTTTAATAGAACCGATTTTTAGCTCTGCCTTCTTTTTTAGATCCGCCAGCTTAGTGTTGTTCTCTGCATTCAATCTCTCTTCTAATTCTTTCAGctcttcctctttgcttttaAGTATCCCTGACTTCATTTGAACAAATtccctctcctttgcttcaaattcagttttcagtGAACCTATTTGCTTCTCAAGATTAAGCACTTTTTCTTCAGCCTCCTTAAATCTATTGTCCTTTTCAAAAGCCACCCTCTCTGCCTGCTGGAGTTGCCAAGCTATCTCTTTTTGCTCTGTGTCTTTTTGTTCATTAGACTTTTTAAGTTTCTCCATCAAGGAatcattttctgaagttttctgagCAACGTGTTCTTCTAGTTCAGCAATTCTTGCTGCTTGGTTTTTTAACTTTGCAGTTAACTCACTTTcttgtttttccctcttgttttgcttttgttccaATTCACTTTTCAAACTATCgagattcttgctttctttagCTAGCTGCTCCTTCAGTTTATTTAGCTCTTCACCTTTTTTATTGGCTTCAGTATTGCTTAATTCAAGTTTGCTCTGCAAATCTTTAATAGTATCGTGATTTTGTGTAAACCTGGTTTGTGCTTTCATCTTCCACTCAGACAGCTTGGCCGTGCAATGATCTACCTGCTGAAGAGCTGATGCTTTTTCTTGACTCAGCGTCTCAACTCTGGCCGATAACTCCTGTACCTGGTTTAACAACTGCAACCGATCCTCTTCATGTTGCTTGCTTAACAGAGACATGGCTGCTTCCTTTTCCGTTAAACTTATCATGCTTTCAAGTCTAACATTAAGGTCACTAATTGTTTTGTTGAGAGCAGAGATCTCGGATACTTTTTCCTGGAGTTCCTCCCTCATTGAGGTGACAGCATTGATATTTTCAGATAATTCTTTCCTCAGCTGTGTTATAcaagtttctttttctgatgctgCTTGCTGCTGGTGCCCTCCCTCTTTTTGCAACTGTTCCTTTTCTGTTACAAGTCCTTCAATGTCAGCTCTCATGGACGTAATTAAATTGTCCTTCTCTTGCAGCTGTTGCATTGACTTTTGCAAAGAAGTACTCACAGCAGAATGATGCTCTGTTACTTCTCTAAGTTGAGCTTCTAGTTCAAGAATCTTACTCGTTTTAATTAATACTGCTTCTTTAACTTCTGCAGTTCGGCGCTTGCAATCTGCAATCTTGCATGTTACTATGCCAATTTTTTCACTACATTTTTCAATTAATTCATTGATTTTTGTTTGCAATAAAGCTTCAGCGTTCTTCCAGCAAGCATCTAACTGAGCTACAAGTTCTCCTGACAGCCTTTTAAACTCAGCTTCTTTTAGCTGAATTGcctctatttttttctcataattttcaTGATCTTTATACTGAGAAGACTGCACATCTTGGAGTTTCTCTTCAAGTGTTTTCAGTGTATCAGCCAGCTCGGTAATTTTGGCTTTGTCCTTTTCTTCAACTGCTTTCTGTTCACTGAGCTGTTCCTGAAGTCCTGACTGCTCTTTCAGGGACTGATTAAGATCACCTTCCAATTTTTTCAACTGTGTTTTCAGGTCACTTTCCTTATCTGACAAAGCAGTCACCTTAGCCACTGACTGCCTTAGCTGTTCTTGCAATTCCTTCAGGGACTCCTCCCTTTTCACCTGTTCTTCCTTCAGGTGGGTTATTTCTGCTCTGGTGCTCTCCTCCTCAGCGCTGAAGGTGGCAAGTTTCTGTTTCAGGTCTCCAACTTCCTGCTCTTTCTCTTGCAGTTCCATTTCATGCTTTTCCTGGAGCTCTTCAACCTGCTGATGGAGTTTCTTTTCCCAACTTTGGGTAATTTCTTCCAACTCCCTTCTATGAGCCTCAGCAAGACTCTCCAGTTGCTCTTTCTGATTAGATTCTAGTTTTGACACAGCATCGTTGATTCCAGCTGAGCTGGCATGTGCCATTTCCAACATTTTAGCATTGAATTCGCTCTCTTTCTGACTGAACTCCAATTGCTTGTTTTCAAGCTCTTTTTTTAGCTTAGCTTCCTGCTCAGCAAGATTCTTTTTGAAAGTTTCCTGCATATCTTttgatttctgtttaattttctccattttgttatCCTGACGTTTCAGCTTACTTTCATATTCTTCTTGTAGAGCACTCATTCTCTCCTCTGTGGCTAACAGTTTCTGTTTAAGCTCTTCCACTTGCTTGTTCTGTAACTTCATGTGTtcaatttcattttccttctcacttAGAATTCTCTTTGTATCATCAGCCTCTCTTTGTAGATCCTTCAGCTGACATTCGTATTGTTGTGTTAGAGAGGtttctttctgtgtattttcattCCTTTGCTCTTGCAAATGCTGCTTCAGGTCATGTACCTGAGAGATGTATGCCTCTAACTCATTCTTGACATCATTCAGCTGGGATTCAGTTCTTTCTAGCTGCTCACTAAGTTGCAATTTTTCACCTTCAAGATCTGTcagcttttgctgcagctttgCTAATTCCTCTTCATAAATCTTTGCTTGCTCATTAGACGTACTCCGATGAGACTCTGAAAGCTCCTCTAGCTTTGCAGACACTTGTACAAATTCAGCTTCAGATCTTTCTGAAGATTCCTTCAATTTCTGTTCATGTGCTTTTAGTTCCTCCAAATGTCTGTCCTTCTCCTCCAATGACTGCCTGAGTTGGTTGAGCTCCTCTTTGAGTACCTTCTCAACTCCTTGAATAGACATTTCATGCTCTTTTAACATaatttcaacctcttctttgtgccttttcctctcttcttccaacTTTCCTTCCAATTCTTGCTCTGCTTCACACACTTTACTATTCAATGCAGAGAGCTCTTGTTCTAAATCATGACGTATTTTTAGTGCTTCTGATAGCTCAGAAGACAGGGCTTCTAATTCTGTTTGTTTCGCATCaagtttttctaatgttttttcaTTCATCTCTTCTATGTGTGCACGGaaaactgtttctttctccttcaaaatTGTAGCTATCTCTTGTTGttgtttctctctcattttttctatttcagttacTTGTTGTTGCTTTAAGATTTGAAGTTTTTCTGTCCAAAGCTTTTCCTGCTGCTCTTTCATGTTTTCCGGTTTATTCTTGTGTTTTTCAACCATACAATTTATTTCCTtagtgtgctgctttttttcagacTCCATCAGAGTACTTAATTCCTCTGATTGCTTTCTGTCATCTTGCGAATACTTTGCAAGAGAGCTTTCCAGTTCAAGAACCCTCTgttagaaaatacagttttaaaagagTATCAATACTCAAAAGGTAacaagagaaaatttaaaaaaatctcaccagGTTCACATAACTACAActtattccattattttttagTGAATATCAACTATTTCTATAAGCCTTTCATGCACCTAGTTTctgctcagctttgcttccattATGGTTAGTTATTTAATAAAAGGTTTTCTCTTTCATTGTGGTGAAAATACATACAATAAAAACTTAGAAAGAATTTAActtatacaaataaaataattcatgtgATATTTATGAGATACACACTCATTTTTTCTTGTTAAGCTAAAGTGCCAACACATAGGATGAAAGACATCAAGAGTCTACGTGAGTATTATCGACCTACTGATTTATCTTAATTCCACACATCTCATGGAGATTCTGCTGTGAAGGTAAAATGGTTCTATAGGCAAAACTTTCAAACTAATATTTGGGAGTGGTGGAATAATGTACAAACTTGCATTAGCAGATAATACAATCTTAGCCATTACATAAAGCAAGGGACACTTCAAAAAtttaagcacatttttttaatttattcaagtTTCCTTATAAGTGTTTGTATGCTAGCAGTACCCAGAAGTTAAACAGTTTGAAGTTTAACTCTCCTGTacaacatatataaaaattatgcAGATGGATACAAATTAATATCCCACGCCATGACAGCAAGTGAATGCAGTTGTATATTTTGTAAACATTGTGAGATTAAAACAACCCAATCACAATAAATCCACAGTATCTGTAAACTGCCACAGGTAAAATATATACTAAAAGGAATTCCTGTAAACGTTTACCCCTTTGGAATCTTTACTCACAGTTCTATAAATCTCTACTACTTCACGCATCTTCTGAACCTTCCTGTCACATGCTGACTGTAttgctttcttctgcagctctAATTCTTCTAAAGCTAGGGATCCTTGCTCCTCTTGTTCTTGAAGCGTTTTTAAACACTCACTCTGGTTTCTTTCCTGTATCAAAAATTATgattaaaacaataaatataGTCATCACACCTTCAAAAACAGTATAATAGAAAATTTACAAACAAGTTCATAGGAGTCATACACTAGGCACCTGTATTTTCACCACACGCACAGAGTTTGTATTTTGtctgtgaaaacaaaatcattataaatcacttccattttctcttcttgGGAACCATTTGTCTTTCTATGAAAAACATATCTCAATCCagcctttcattttgttttgtttaacacaATTGAGAGTAACACCTTAGAGGAATAAAGGTCTGTTCTCACTTGATTCCActgctaaattatttttaagcttCTATtccttataattaaaaaataacctgagaaataggtaggaaaaaaatatagtcaGGAAGAGACTGTCAAAGTCCCTCAGTCCTACTCACCAACCATCATGGAGGAGCACAAAAGAGAATCTACTATTTGTTAGGTAAAATTACATGATCTAAAGTGGATTACAGCttatgaaaaagaacaaagaatcCAGTGATTCCTCCCAGCCTGAcctagaagaaaattcttttctgaGGTCAAACACTATGAATAGTTAACCCTGCTCACATAATAcaacacaatcacagaatcatctaggttggaaagaaccttgaagatcatccagtccaaccattaacctaacattgacagttcccaactacaccagatccctcagcgctgggtcaacccgactcttaaacacctccagggatggggacgccaccactgccctgggcagcccattccaacgcccaactaccccttctggaaagaaatacttcctaatatccagtctaatccttccctggcgcaacatgaagccattccctcttgtcttatcgctcatgacttggttaaagagactcatccccagctctctgcaacctcctttcaggtagttgtagagggcgatgaggtctcccctcagcctcctcttctccagactaaacccccccagttccctcagccgctccccatcagacctgtgctccagaccctgcaccagctccgttgctcttctctggacacgctcaagtaattcaatgtcctttttggagtgaggggcccaaaactgaacacagtattcgaggtgcggcctcaccagtgccgagtacagggggacagtcacttccctgtccctgctggccacgctatttctgatacaagccaggatgccattggccttcttggccacctgggcacactgctggctcctgttcagccggctgtcaatcaacacccccgggtccctctctgactggcagctctccagccactcctccccaagcctgtagcgctgctggggttgttgtggcccaagtgcagcacccggcatttggccttattgaagctcatacagttggccttagcccatcgctccagcctgtccagatctctctgcagagcctccctaccctcgagcagatcaacactcccacccaacttggtgtcatctgcaaacttactgagggtgcactcgatcccctcgtctagatcatcaagaaagatgttaaacaggagtggccccaaaaccaagccctgggggacaccactcgtgaccggccgccaaccggatttaactccattcaccacaactctttgggcccggccatccagccagttttttacccagcaaagcatgtgcccatccaagccacgagcacccagttttgccaggagaatgctgtgggaaacggtgtcaaaggccttactgaagtcaaggtaaactacatccacagcctttccctcatccaataagcaggtcgccctgtcgtagaaggagatcaggtttgtcaagcaggacctgtctttcacaaacccatgctgactgggcctcatcatttggttgtcccgcatgtgttgtaagatggtactctggatgagctgctccatcagcttcctgggcaccgacgtcaagctgacaggcctgtaatttcctggatcatccttctgacccttcttatatatgggcatcatattggccagtttccaatctgtcgggacctccccagacagccaggactgctggtaaatgatggaaagtggcttggcaagcaccccagtcagctccttcagcacccttgggtgtatcccatcaggtcccatagacttgtgtatgtctatgtgatgcagtaggtcactgactgtctcctggattgcggggggcgtcgttctcccagtctctgtcttctggctgaggaggctggattccctcaatacaactagtcctgttattaaagactgaggcaaagaaggcatcaaggacctcagccttctcctcatcacttgttaccacgtttcctcccgcatccagcaggggatggagactctccctggcctttcttttgctgctgacatacttatagaaacatttcttgttatccttgattgctgaagccacaATGATACCAACACTTTTCAAGTAACAGCCTCATTCTTTGTACCTCTTTTACTCTAGTTGCTCTGGCTAATCGCCAATGATccagaggaagaaattaaaaaaaaatatctaacaaaaggaattttaaaaataaaagaagtctttCCCACAAGATGCAGCTGTTAGTGAGCAGTGATAGTGATTACCATTATTCAGTCTTGTATCACCGCAGCTGCTTTCCCTTCATGTTGCTGAAGTGTCTGACCTCTTTGACTTTTGGAGGACACTTTGTATCTTTGAGTGCAGGACTCTCACTACAGAACAGGGTCAGATTAAGACTTCTAGTTCCACCTCACACTTAGAGAAACGTCTTTCTACACTTTTTAGGGATACTTACAAGAGCTAACTTCATCTTGCCCTGGAAAGCCTTTTCTTGGGCCTGTAATCTCTTATTTAGCTCCTGATCTTTGGTAGCCATTTCttttttatggtatttttctAGTTCAGCAACACGCTTCTCTGAAGACTTCTGTGAACCAGTCAGAAAAAAActgatttcaaaatattaaataacactTTGTATTATTTCTTAATAAGAAAAGCAGTGCAAAAGAGAGAGGAAACCAGAACCATCTCTTTGCTGCCTTTGAATAAGTAACAGTCACTTGGAACGCTTCATATTGAGCCCTGAGAGTTGCTATTTTCAAGCTTGAAGTTATCCATCTTCCTTCTCAAGTCTTTCACTGTTCTACTAAAAGAAACACCAAATTTTCTAAAGACTCGTCGACCAAGGTGAACTTAcatgttttcagtttcagttcaaATGTGGTAATAAATTGGAAAAGGAACTTCTGTCTCTAGCTTTCCCTGCATTCTTATTATTTCGTGAGCCAGAAAGTCAAGTGATGATACTCTATGTAGACAGCTATCTATGATCTATATACATGCTTTATTTAAGAATAATGTAATGCAAGTAAGTTCTTCCCCTAAAGCATCAGTCTATTCTCTTAGAAAAATTACTAACATAACAAATGCCAACACAAGAACTGTAATTTAAAGGTGTTTAAATTTACAGCTTTGCAAGGCACATGCAGTACTTCTGCAATGTCTACCTGAATACACCAAATGAAGCAAATTTTAGCAATTCTTAACTAGCAAACAGTTTGGCAACAAGTTCTTAAGGGTTTACACATACTGGGCTAGGATAACCATTAAAAGTACTTAGTATTAAACCCCAAAATCCTGGAGGAGATGCGTGAGCTGACCgccattaatttcttcttcttgacTTCCTTTAAAGTCTCAAGTGTACTTctagtaaataattttattaaatactgTGAAACAAGGAGTAATACTGTTCATTTTTATATGCCTCTAATGTACTGATTTTAAactgttagagaaaaaaaaaatctatatggGGAGTTTTCTGTTCTGTCTTAAGTAAATCTTTAAtcctagaaattaatttttatagaACTTATTAAATCAGAAAAATGTTATAACATTATGATATACTAATGTATTTTACAACTATAGTTTAATTGTAATTGAATTATTAGATTAAAAGCCAATACAAGGTGAGTTTCAGCTTTTACCTTCATAATCTCAATCACCTCTTGTTTCACTCTGGTTAACTCCCGTTGAAGAGTTACCCTCTCTTCCTCACTTGCCTTTTCTACTGCTTTGATTTTTTCATCCATTTCTGCCTGCAATTTCTTCCGGGCTTCCTCTGTCTTCTGGGCAAGACTCAGAGCCCTCTCAAGCTCTTCaaaagctgcaaagaaaaaaaagtatatgatAGTCAAGAAATATCAATGTCCCTTGATAGAAGAACAGAGTTCTCAGTAACTGTAAATTACACAAGTAACAGAAGAATGAACTTCGGCATCCATCAAGAATTCACATGGGTTTATATctagaaaggaaagagaattgACAAATAGATGTGAATGTCTTCCAACACATTCTGTAGCTTCTATTTCTTCCCCTAAAATCACTATAAAATACATAAACCGTATAAAGAAACTATGGCTCCTCTTCTGGCTATATGTGCTGAATAActttgaagaagaggaagaaagctgCATGAAGAAAAGGCAACTCACAAGTTGTTCTTCCACTAAAACAACCAGACAGAAGCATAAACCAGGAATAACTGCTATGCAGGTCAGTTTTTACTGAATCATGAAAGAGTTCTTCCTGAACAGAACACCGAAGTACAATACCAGGCACTTTATTTACCTAAGAGTTGTTCATTTCAAACTGTACAACCTAGATAATCTTCTCTTTAAACTGTGGGTTTGGTGGAGTCCATACAAagctaattttattatttcactaCTTACATTTAATGTAAACTACTATCAGTGCAATTCAGAGAGACTGGAAAAATGCTTGTGTGTTATGAAGACTGTCCTGTGCTTCTAAACTTCacaaataaaatgtaagaaaaaaatattaacatttgcTCCCAGAAAACCTCAATGTCcataaaatgtttcaaaagaaCACTGAAGTTGCAGTGATAAAGATAAGATGCACAAGTCTGCTTTTAGAAATCGGAACCAGTAATTCCACAGCTTCTTCCCATGCTAAGGAGAAGTATTCTAACATACTTCATTCACTTCATAGATGATCACTTagatgtaaaaagaaacaaaataaattcctGTGTTGTGAGctggtttttttattactattattactcaATACCAGTATCTGAGTTCCTCACTGAAACTGATGGCAGAATCTGTATAGAATTACACAAGACTAGAATTTGATCACTATTAGGGAAATCTCTTTTCCTGAATAGATCGTGAATGTGGAAAACCCCTGCTGCATATCTAAGGAAAATTCAGACTAGTATATGCTTAAATTTGTTGCATAGAACAACTTTGGCCAAACACCTCCATAAAACTCAAAATCACAGTGCAAATATCAAGACTGTAATTTATCAGAGCACAAAACCCCTAGAAGTATATTATTTTACTATACCCTGGAGGACTACTTGGATACTATTCTGggagcaaaaataataattttcaaagtgTTATTTAGTATGCTAAGCTTTCTACCACTTAGTTCTACCCCCAAAAGAAGATCATAACAGACACATACATTTCTAGTTTCCTTGATTCACCATTATTTGGTAGGCATACACAGCAATTTTTGTAATCCTTGTTTTTTTGAAACTAGTAACACTCAGGTACAAGTTTCAGAAGTGAATAATAATTTCCATTCCACATATTCTGATAATATTCAAACCTGAAGCTTTTAACCACAATCTATACTTTTGAAGCAATACTGCAAATATATTTCCAAGTAACTTAATTCCATAAAATTGCATTCACCCAACTTCTGACCTTTTCcagaattttcttctattttctgaGGCAACCCTTCTCTGACTACTCACAGCAACGATCATGTTTTAGAGCAAAACAGGGCTGTTACTGACCCTGGCAATACCAAAGGCCATCATTGTATCCACTTTTTCACTCCTAACCAATGAATACTAGAATTCATTACAAAAAATTAGAAGCACTAGAGattattttaaacagcaaaccagtctaaaacaaaaagcaagcatgCACGAGGCTTATAGCTCCTTGCTTTCCAAGCACAGTTCTTCACAGTCCCCACCAAGGCATTTGCCACCTGGGACCCACAGGACTCAAGTCCTCTCCCCTGGCCACCCCAGGCACAACTGTGTTATGAACACAGCCTGCAAAGTTGTTTTTGGAGAACGGCACCAGCTTCCCTGATGCTTCTCTCGCCCCTGACAAAAGCAAGTACAGCCAGCAAAATTGGCAAAGTCCTTCAGTACTACAGCATCgtaaacagctttttaaaaaaaagaacaaaaacaaaaaaccaaccctatAGACCATTACAGAGTATAGCTTGAAAATAAAGCCTGCAAGTAAAAGattgttattttacttttctatAGATGTTTTCTGATTCTTGTTCTCAGTAACAtatacttcattttcatttgagaaaCCTGTATCTTCTGTAAAAGGAAGGAGAATGCGTTTGCCATAGCCCACAAATCCATCAAAGAGAAGACATCCAGGTTCACACTAGGATTGACTACTGATATGTAAGAGCTGAGCAACATGCAGTACAACAGCTGCATCACCATCGTCACAAGCAGGATGCCAATACAAAAGCTAGACAAAAGCTGATGGATAAAACGCCAAGGGGgtatgaaagcagaaagaagcaaCACTTCACAGAACCACGCTTAGCTCTCTAAAAGTTAAATTATATGCATCTCAGGCACTTACAGCACTTaagcaaaacagaacatttttattcGAAGTAGTTAATTCTAGTGTAGCATGACACAACCGAGTTTCAAACCAGATGAGGGGTAAACTATCATCAAGCAGACAGAACATGGTCtaaattattactgttattatttttttcatctatgGGAGATTTTAATTCTACTGTCAATAAAAGCCTGGAATAAAAGTCCACGTTTTTATCCAAATACGTCTATTCTGAATGCAAAGACTAAAGGCACTGCCTGTGTTCTTCCCCAACCAGCGGAGCTACCGTTGAGGGAAGATCTTTTAACCAAGGCACTGGTTAAGCAAAGTCTCATAAAGGCACAGTGGCAAATCAGAAACAGGAAGAAGGACACCAACAGAGTCTCAGGTGAGTCTTGCAAAATCCCATTCATGTGACCAAGCCAGACAAACAGGAAACCTTCATGTGCAGTATATAAATGACACAAAGAGCCTGAGCAGAGTTTAAGAAGTGCAAGGTTGCAAAACTGATCTTTACAAAACGTGCTAGAGAGTTGACTGCTTTACACAGGCTACTCCAAAGCACCCGTCTCAGTTCCCTTCGCCTTGCCTCTCCTACCCACTGTCACACCAGTCCGTACTGTAAAGGGCTTCTTGCTTACTCTCCCGACGCTGCAGACATGGTATCTTCAACTACAGTGCCATCTACTGCTGAAAACTGCGAAGAAAGCACTCAACAGGATGGCAAAGGAGGGATTTTTACATTTCCTTACTGAAGGCTGAGAGCAGGCACCTTGTCAAAAGTCTGAGAAACCAAGGTTGAATTCACTTCCTATAGTTGATGTGTGCACATAGGCAGGATTTCAGATGCACAGTCCAAgcttcttgtttctctgcagcaagGTGCAAAGCATACGTTAATTAAGCTCACAAAAGAAAGTGTCACCTACAAAGAATGCCAAAGTAAAGCAAAATGAATTTGCTTTCTAAAGACTTTGTTTACTGTACAGAAAACTCTAAGTAAGTAATCTGCATCCTGAGAAGTCAGAAAGGACTTATGCCAAGTAGTTTCAGGAGAAACAAACTTCAATTTACCAGTAAATTTACAAATACTAGAAATAGCTTTGTTGAAGTAAAATGTAAGTAATTGATGTACATTGCAAAGCgttagaaaaaaaagatcagttgCAGTTACTTCAAGTAAAAGTGCCTGAGAAGCACAGAATTTACTTTTTAGAGCCCAGTTCAAGCACCCAATGTGTGATGTAAGAAAAAAGAGCCCTT
This genomic interval carries:
- the GOLGA4 gene encoding golgin subfamily A member 4 isoform X16 → MFKKLKQKISEEQAPPRGAGGRAAPLPPQVPTEFLSATHSRRRTSADQSDDGTSTSDEEESLIQASSRDSLNRLDLDAAGSTFDSTSDMESETEEPLRNMDSLSKEQMRQRLRRMERSLGNYRGKYSELVSAYQVIQREKKKLQAILSQSQDKALRRIGELREELQMDQQAKKHLQEEFDASLEEKDQLISVLQTQVLLLKRRLQNGQIGTELPDSNIQSEPQVQSPIEEITTENTVEPGSNEHNEDSVKTLETLNQRVKRQENLLQRCKEMIQSHKERCAQLTNEKEALQEQLEERLQELEKMKDLQMAEKTKLITQLRDAKNLIEQLEQDKGMVIAETKRQMHETLEMKEEEIAQLRARIKQITTKGEELKEQKEKSERAAFEELERALSLAQKTEEARKKLQAEMDEKIKAVEKASEEERVTLQRELTRVKQEVIEIMKKSSEKRVAELEKYHKKEMATKDQELNKRLQAQEKAFQGKMKLALERNQSECLKTLQEQEEQGSLALEELELQKKAIQSACDRKVQKMREVVEIYRTRVLELESSLAKYSQDDRKQSEELSTLMESEKKQHTKEINCMVEKHKNKPENMKEQQEKLWTEKLQILKQQQVTEIEKMREKQQQEIATILKEKETVFRAHIEEMNEKTLEKLDAKQTELEALSSELSEALKIRHDLEQELSALNSKVCEAEQELEGKLEEERKRHKEEVEIMLKEHEMSIQGVEKVLKEELNQLRQSLEEKDRHLEELKAHEQKLKESSERSEAEFVQVSAKLEELSESHRSTSNEQAKIYEEELAKLQQKLTDLEGEKLQLSEQLERTESQLNDVKNELEAYISQVHDLKQHLQEQRNENTQKETSLTQQYECQLKDLQREADDTKRILSEKENEIEHMKLQNKQVEELKQKLLATEERMSALQEEYESKLKRQDNKMEKIKQKSKDMQETFKKNLAEQEAKLKKELENKQLEFSQKESEFNAKMLEMAHASSAGINDAVSKLESNQKEQLESLAEAHRRELEEITQSWEKKLHQQVEELQEKHEMELQEKEQEVGDLKQKLATFSAEEESTRAEITHLKEEQVKREESLKELQEQLRQSVAKVTALSDKESDLKTQLKKLEGDLNQSLKEQSGLQEQLSEQKAVEEKDKAKITELADTLKTLEEKLQDVQSSQYKDHENYEKKIEAIQLKEAEFKRLSGELVAQLDACWKNAEALLQTKINELIEKCSEKIGIVTCKIADCKRRTAEVKEAVLIKTSKILELEAQLREVTEHHSAVSTSLQKSMQQLQEKDNLITSMRADIEGLVTEKEQLQKEGGHQQQAASEKETCITQLRKELSENINAVTSMREELQEKVSEISALNKTISDLNVRLESMISLTEKEAAMSLLSKQHEEDRLQLLNQVQELSARVETLSQEKASALQQVDHCTAKLSEWKMKAQTRFTQNHDTIKDLQSKLELSNTEANKKGEELNKLKEQLAKESKNLDSLKSELEQKQNKREKQESELTAKLKNQAARIAELEEHVAQKTSENDSLMEKLKKSNEQKDTEQKEIAWQLQQAERVAFEKDNRFKEAEEKVLNLEKQIGSLKTEFEAKEREFVQMKSGILKSKEEELKELEERLNAENNTKLADLKKKAELKIGSIKRQLMSQMEEKEQQFKQDRENQLRDLEQKVQEREAKIESLEEKIKSTRDSTELEKEMLQKVESVKAAVEQEKNNMLESVQQTYKEKMHVLQKGLTEKDELLQKYEKEQQESNDSRLELQTKQEELLKKLECVEKSHQEEQSKAESLRKELEEQTKKYSLLADELARCSGDLASSREELRAKEQKHLDMENVIGDFQKKMQEKEAVSQSLEQKIKELENNLVKENEVHKTEMEDMSSRYEEKLKALQQQLDERNDSLKAFEKNVEEKAKSGLELQKLLGDMQNQQKDLQTKLEETEREKQKLCKEVNNLQKDLRTLRKEHQQELDIVKKETLEEMEQRIRCEQEDIELKHNSTLKQLMREFNTQLAQKERELETAVKEAISKAQEVETELIENHHIETTQLHKKIADKDDDLKRTVKKYEEILEAREEEMTAKVRELQAQLEDLKKEYKQKMAEEQHWNSEKVKITELQAQLAQKTTLVNDSKLKEQELREQIHVLEDQLKNYEKNVYVTSVGTPYGDENLHHTDVSLFGEPAEFEYLRKVLFEYMMGRETKTMAKVITTLLKFPADQTQKILEREDARPLFASPRRGIF